In one window of Streptomyces griseus subsp. griseus DNA:
- a CDS encoding ABC transporter permease encodes MTTTTVLPGPRRSPSKTSASARRLTALARAELVLLIRNRSAIFIALVLPIVMIFSIRASLQQIDLAGTGLSIAGAALAGGIGIVLVQVVYMNLVTGYVTRREELVLKRLRTGEITDREILTATALPSIALALLQCVLLVAAGAVAFDLAAPKRPELFLVGLVVGLVMMSALAAATSALTRTVQTAQLTTLPLFFVSLFGSGIFVPLDVFPDGLASVFELLPLTGVMTLVRHGWLGGVEGGDLLTAAVAALAWTVFAVFAVQRWFRWDPRG; translated from the coding sequence ATGACCACCACGACCGTCCTCCCGGGCCCCCGCCGGTCCCCCTCGAAGACCTCCGCCTCCGCGCGGCGGCTCACCGCCCTCGCCCGCGCCGAGCTGGTGCTGCTGATCCGCAACCGGTCCGCGATCTTCATCGCCCTGGTGCTGCCGATCGTGATGATCTTCTCGATCCGGGCCTCGCTCCAGCAGATCGACCTCGCCGGCACCGGCCTCTCCATCGCGGGCGCCGCCCTCGCCGGCGGTATCGGCATCGTGCTGGTGCAGGTCGTCTACATGAACCTCGTCACCGGTTACGTCACCCGGCGTGAGGAGCTCGTCCTCAAGCGGCTGCGCACCGGCGAGATCACCGACCGCGAGATCCTGACCGCCACCGCTCTGCCCTCGATCGCGCTGGCGCTCCTCCAGTGCGTCCTGCTGGTCGCGGCCGGTGCGGTCGCCTTCGACCTGGCGGCGCCGAAGCGGCCCGAGCTGTTCCTGGTGGGGCTGGTGGTGGGGCTCGTGATGATGTCCGCGCTGGCCGCCGCGACCTCCGCGCTGACCCGTACGGTCCAGACCGCGCAGCTCACCACGTTGCCGCTGTTCTTCGTCTCGCTCTTCGGCTCCGGGATCTTCGTCCCGCTGGACGTCTTCCCGGACGGGCTGGCCTCGGTGTTCGAGCTGCTGCCGCTGACCGGTGTGATGACCCTCGTACGGCACGGCTGGCTCGGCGGTGTGGAGGGCGGTGACCTGCTCACGGCGGCCGTGGCGGCGCTGGCCTGGACCGTGTTCGCGGTGTTTGCTGTGCAGCGGTGGTTCCGCTGGGACCCGCGCGGCTGA